AAAGTGGACATATACCGCAGGTAAATGGTTGAAAGTGGGGAAAGGTCGTCAATGGGAACATTCTTTGATTGCAACTGCGTGATAATCCTTTCTTCAAACTCGGACCAACGGCGGTTTTCAGGCCGCTCACACAATTGGTTGATCCATCCCCGGAAATGAGGGCGAAGCGATTGCATGTAATCAGGATCGGTTGTACCGCTGCTGATAAAGTAATGAGCCAGGTAATTATTGGCCAGCAGCTGCTCATGCCATTTATCCAGTATCTCTTCTGCATGTGGTGCCAGTACTGCGCCGGCTTTGGTAAGATACTGCTCATCTTCATAGGTGAACAGCATCATTCTTTTCAGTTTTACCAGGGTCAGTGCATCAATAGATGATCTCTTGGGATCAGGAATTACGGAAGCCCGCTGCGCCGCATTATTCATATCTGCTTATTTAGATTTTTATAGCGATCTGGTTGATATTACAAATATAATCAGGAAGCCTAACTAAAAGAAGGCCTTATAACGATTAACAAATACACGGAAACAATATCGCATATGATAGTTTAAAATAATTTGAGATTCTGATCCTAACAATTTAGCTTTGACCGCTTGTTATCCATGCGCAATAATCATCCCACATGAAAAACATTTTTTATCAGTTCAATAAAAACGGCCTGTCTGTTACCCCTGCCATTGTACCAATGCCGGAGAATTCAATAACCCTCCCTATTAGAAACGATTCTCAACGCATAATGTACCTATCCCTACTGGCATTTTTTTTTGGTGCGGGAGTTGTAATCCTGGCAAAGTCCGTGTCATGGCTGATTAACGTATTTACACAATTTTTCTTCCTGGAGGGCACCGGAGATCCGGCAGCTCATCATTTAGGGGGGTGGGTGATCCTGGTGCCATTGGCCGGCGGGTTACTGGCTATCCTCCTGACCGGGCGCAACATTCCCTTGTTCAAAACGCTGGCGATGGCCATAGGCATCGGTACGGGTGCCCCGCTTGGTGTTGAAGGAGTGGTGATGCATGGTGGTGGGGCTTTGGTGGCTACAGGCAGCAGGTTTTTGCGTATTACAGCGGCGGAAGGTCATATACTGCTGGTCGCCGCCATAGGCAGTGGGATGTCATGGTACCTGGGCGCCCCTGTGGCGGCCATTTTCCTGGCACTGGAAGTACTCCTGCTGGAATGGTCTTTCCTGGCCATTTTACCGGTAGTAATGGGGGCAGCTACGGGCGGCCTCTTTCACTATTACCTGTTGGAAGGCAAACCGTTCTTCTCTATGGGTGCGGGACCAGCCAACAATGGTATGGCCATCGTGGCATATACGGTGGCTGGTCTGTTCATTGGTTTATTATCGGTGCTGATCGTAAAACTATCCCGTAGATGGACCCGGTGGTTTGATAAGCTATCGCTGCGCAGCCGCTGGTGGCTGCTTCTGGGAGCGGCACTGGTGGGAGTGGCGGGTTATTGCGCACCGGAAACATTAGGTACGGGCGCACACTTCGGGAATGATCTGCTGCAGGCCCATGTTACGATACAGTTGTTGTTTATACTGGGCATCATAAAACTGCTTCCCTGGCTGTTTTATACGGCGGCTAATAAGAGCGGTACCGCTATTATGCCGTTGCTGATCATGGGCGGGGCTACCGGTTTGTTGCTGGCCCTCATTATCCAGTTGATCTTCCCGGCGGTGATTATCAACCCTGCCATGGCGGCGCTGATAGGTATGGGCGCCCTCTTTGCAGGCGTGTCCAGGGCTTTATTGACCGCTGTTATACTGATCGTGGAAATGACGCACGAAACAGCAGCTGTATTGCCGCTGGTTTGTACTTGCATGGTCTCTTATGGTATTTCTTTCTTCCTGATAAAAACAAAACGCAAGGCCGTTGAAGACCTTGCGCTTTGTTGAAAATATTACTCTCCGCCCGAAACAAATTTCAGTCCTACTATAGACCCTATCAGCATGATCAGGAAAAAGACCCGCCACATAGCTGCCGGTTCTTTAAAAAAGATCATACCTGCAATGGCTGTTCCTGCCGCACCAATGCCCGTCCATACAGCATAGGAGGTACCTATGGGCAAGCCGCTGTTAATGGCTTTGTTCAGAAAGAAAAAGCTGAGTGAAATACATACAAAGAAGCTCACTGAAGGCCATAACTTTGAAAAGTTCTCAGAATATTTGAGTGAAATAGTAAAGCCTATTTCAAATAATCCGCCAATAAGCAGGAGTAACCAAGCCATGATAACCAGATTTACAGATGATAAAAAAAAGAAGAAACTATTAAATGATTGAAGAGATGAGACACCCGCTCCCTGTGGATTACAGGCCGTAATTAAATACCGCGTAGGCGATTGATACGCCAAAGGATGTAGAACGCATGGGGCGAAGATAATAAAATTGTGGGAACCTGTACCGGAGCGGTGGCACATTAATTTTTGGTGGCAACATAACGGTAAAGGTTGAACGTTTCAGATTGCAGCAGTGCCTGTATTTCCAGTTGCAGTTGTTTTTTGCTGACATCTTTCATGCGCCGGTATTGCAGGAGCTGATACGCTTTTTCGGCCAACAGCAAGGTATGTCGCTGCTGATGATGCAATACGCCCTGGTGGTGCCGGGTGATGGCTGCACTGATTTCGTTGATGCCTTCCTGTTGGGTCGCCACTGATTTTATTACAGGGATCTCCCAGTCGTCATGATGCTTGCTGTGCGCCAGCAGCCGCAGGTTTTTTACAAATGCATCTGCACTATCCCTGTCTGATTTATTCACCACAAAAATGTCTGCAATCTCCATCAGTCCTGCTTTCATGGTTTGTATTTCATCACCGGCTTCGGGTACAACTACCACCACGGTGGTATCTGCAATACCGGCAATCTCTACTTCGCTTTGCCCTACGCCTACTGTTTCAATAAAAAGATAATCGAAACCAGCTGCTTTGATAAGATCACTTACTTCAATGATTTTTGGACTCAGGCCGCCCAGTGCTCCCCGGCTGGCCATAGACCGGATAAATACCAATGGATTGTTGAAATGTTGACTCATCCGGATTCTGTCGCCCAGCAACGCACCGAAATTAAAAGGGGATGAAGGATCTATAGCAATGATGGCTATACGTTTTTGCTGGTCCAGCAAATGTGTGATGAGGGCGTTGACAAGGGTGCTTTTACCTGCTCCCGGTGGACCGGTAATACCAACCACTTTGGTGTGATTGTTTACTGGCAATTGTTCCAGCAGCGTTGTATAACCGGCAGCTTCATTTTCTACCAGTGAAATACAACGGGCCAGGGCTTTTATATCACCATGAATGAGCCCATTTATATATTGCTGGTACATGCACAAACGCTTTAGTTAATCAGGTATTCCAGGATGCCTTTATCTGCTTTTATTTTCTTGCTGCTCACGGCTGCTTTTACCAGGACACTGTTTTCCTGGTGCTTGCCCCTGGAGTTTTCATGATGATATAAATGAAAAGCAACGCCTCCCATTTTGATAAATTTTTTCCGGATGCCTGCATTGAGTAGTCTCACAGCGATATCATTATCTTCCATGCCCCAGCCGGTAAAGTTTTCATCATAACCATTTACGGTAATAAGATCTTTTTTCCAGAAAGACATATTACAACCTTTTACATAGTACTTGTACTTGCCGTTTACTTTATAGCGGGTAGACAAGTATTCGCTCAGTGAGGCGGAACGTAATGCGTTGAAAATGTGACTGAATGGAGCGGAACGATAGTTCACCGCTATTTTATGCCCCTGTAAAAGTTTATCGGTGATGTGGGCAGATAATAAAGCGCGGCTGCCGGTAATGAAGTAGCCTTCTTCGGCAAGCGCCATATGATCTTCAATAAAATGTTTATCGAGGATAAGATCCCCGTCAATTTGTATGATATAATCTGAGGTGGATTGTGCGATCCCTTTATTCCGGATCTGGGCCAGTCTGAATCCTTTATCTTCCTGCCAGACATGAATAAGGGGTACCGGGAAATCTTTTTTTATAAGGTTGATTAACTCCCTGGTATCTTCCCTGGAGCCATCATCTGCAACGATCACCTCTGTGGGTAATACTGTTTGTGATCTTATACTATTAAGACATAAGGATAAGGCTGCCGGCCAATTATAAGTAGAAATCAACAATGATATTGTAGATGTGGTCGTTAGCATGTTTGTGAGTAAGTAATAATGTTATCTATAAAGGTATTTCTTTTATTTAATATATAGACGATGCCGGCTCAATAAGCATATTATCTATGCTACATCAGGCATGATTTTTTTAACTTTAGAACAAATACAATTCAGCAGGATGACGAATTTTATCTCCATATTTCCCCTTGGCGTAGTGGTATATCCGGGTGAACAATTGAATCTTCATGTGTTCGAGCCCCGGTATAAGCAACTGGCCGGAGAATGTATCGCTGAAAAGAAGCCTTTTGGTATTCCGGCTGTAATTGACAAAAAAATAATGGAATATGGTACACTTGTAGAGATAGAACAGGTAGATAAATTGTATGATAATGGGGAAATGGACATTATAACCCGTGGTACTACTGTGTTTCGTACCCTGGAGCATATTCACACAATTCCCGATAAATTATATGCCGGCGCCATTGTAAATTATCCTGAAAATAAGGAGGGCGGAAATAGCCGGTTGCTGGAGGAGGTACTGCATGGTATCCGGGAGCTGCACGCCATTTTACAGGTACATAAAACGTTTAAGAAAGATGACGACCAGCTTACTTCTTATGACATCGGACACCATGCAGGATTATCTATTCATGAAGAATATGAGTTGCTGCACCTGTTTTATGAAGTACAGCGACTGGAGTACCTGAAACGCCACCTGCACAAGGTTATTCCCATGATGGCGGAAATGGAAAAGCTCAAAGAGCGCGTAAAGCTGAATGGGCATTTCAGGAATTTATCTGCTGATAATTTATAATTTTTAGGAAGATGATGATCTGGTAAGGATTTCAAGGCTAGATTAAGGGAACTTTAACGTGCTTTTAACAGGGCGGAATTTGGTTTTTTTTGCTTCCCGCCTTAAAAAGTAGATATTTGCAGACCCATATTTTCTCTGTATAAGGGTTTAACTCAATATCTGATACGAAATGCATTGGACAAAAGTCAGTATTCTTTGCTTCCTGGTTGGATTGTTCCTGGTAGCAAATAATGCTATAGCACAGGACAACTCACCATATTCGCGTTACGGATTAGGCGATCTGAACAACAACCAGAATACGGTAAACCGTGGTATGGGCGGTGTATCTCAGGCTTACGGTGATCCGCAATCCGTCAATTTTATTAATCCGGCCAGTTATACCAACCTGATGCTCACAACATTTGATGTGGGTATAGAAGGCGGTTCCAGGTCTATTTCTGAGAATAATAACAAGTTCAATTCCGGATTTGGTACGCTCTCTTATATTCAGATAGGTATTCCCATCAGGAAAAAATGGGGACTGAACCTGGGTTTGCGCCCGGTTACCAGGGTATCTTATAATATCCAGCAATCTGAAGACCATAATTTCTTTGATACCCTGAAACTGCCCATCACCAATAAGTATGAAGGCAGTGGCGGTCTCTATCAGCTGTATGCTGGTACGGGCGTAGGGATCGGGAATTTCAGCATCGGGGTCAATGTGGGCTATCTGTTTGGCAATATCGAGAATAACACCCGGGTGATCTATCCTACAAATGATATTTTCGCTTCCAGGCATATGTCGCGCATCAGCTATAACAGCTTCTTCTACAAGGTAGGGTTGCAGTATAAAGCCAAGCTTGCCAAAGATATGGACCTGACCCTGGGCGCCAGCGGAAGCTTAAAACAAAATATGAATGCACGTAGGGAAACCCTGAGTGAAACCCTCTTATACAATTCCTCCAGTAACGATTATACAAACCAGGATACTGTTTCTTATGCAAAAGGAGCAAAAGGCAAGGTGGTATATCCGGAAGAGCTGGGCGCTGGTTTCATGATCCGTAAATTCGATAAATGGATGGTGGGCATGGATTTTAACAGCACACAATGGAGTAATTACACCAATTACGGTGCAAAGGATTCTTTACAAAATGCCTGGAAAGTATCAATAGGCGGCCAGTTCGTTCCTAATGCCACCGCACTGAGCGGCTATTGGAACAGGGTGGCTTATCGCCTGGGTGCTTACTACGGACTGGATTACCTGAAGCTCAATGGCGAGGATATGCCATTGACAGGCTTTACCATAGGCGCCGGCCTGCCGGTTCGCCGTTTGCCCTACTCTAACCAGTACAGCATGGTCAACCTGGCCTTTGATGTGGCACACCGTGGTAACAACAAAACAGCCCTGAAAGAGAATATCTACCGCGTTTCACTGGGCTTTACGCTGAGTGACAGATGGTTTATCAAGAAGAAATACGATTAATATCATCAACATAATAAAGAACAGAGAAGTGGAATGCGCATTAAAAATGCATTCCACTTTTCTGTTATAATACGCCATCGTATCTTTGGAAATCTTTTAACTTATCTCCCCCGGAGCATAATCAATGATAAGAAGAACACTTTTTTACATACTGATAGCTGCTGCCTTTGTTGGTTGTGAGAATGATATAGCGGCGGTCATGGAGTTTGACTCTAAAAAAGCCGCCGTTGAAAATGGTACGGGTATTACCACCATTTTCAGCCAGGGAGGAAAAGTAAATGCGAAGCTCACCGCCCCGGCTATGGAGCGTAGCCTCGACAAGCCTTCTTACGTGATGTTCAAGCAGGGATTGAAAGTATTCATGTATAATGATACACTGGGGCTGGAAAGTACCTTATCTGCCGATACAGGCAGGTACCTGGAAGATGAAGGTTATGTATACCTGAAGAAAAATGTGGTGGTCATCAACAAAAAAGGAGAAAAACTCAATACAGAAGAGTTGAACTGGGATCCTAAGAAGAAGATCTTCTATTCTACCAAAGAAGTGTTTATAAAAACGCCTACGGACTCCCTGCATGGCTGGGGCCTGGAAGCCAATGAAGACTTCAGCGAAAAGAAGATCATCAGCGTAAGCGGTCCTATTACCGTACAGGACAGCCTTTCTACACAGTAAGATCAATTAACAGAAACGTATATACGAAAGAACCCCACCTGTACGGTGGGGTTCTTTCGCTTTAACCTATTTTTTAACCTAAAATTTGTAATATTAAAAACAATAATTATGCCAGTTTGCCGTGTTATATGCACATTTGCAATAGTTTATTTAGCTGGACAAGCGCACAGGTCATGTTATAGCGCCGCCCTTCAAAAAGTAGCCACCGGAGTTGTATTTGTGGCGACTGATTTTTATATTTAGTAAAACAGATAGGAATATGGAAACAATTAACTGGCCGGATTTTGAAAAAGTAGAAATGAGAGCAGGCACTATTGTAGAAGTAAATGACTTTCCAAAAGCACGCAATCCCTCTTTTCAGCTGGTAATAGATTTTGGCCCCGAACTGGGCCTGAAAAAATCATCTGCGCAGATCACGCAGCTTTATGAAAAAGAGGCATTGATAGGCAGGCAGATTATTGCAGTTGTTAACTTCCCCCCGAAGCAGATTGCTAATTTTATGTCAGAGTGCCTGGTACTGGGTGTTGTAGGGGAAAATAAGGAAGTTGTATTGCTGAAACCAGACCGAATTGTGAAGGATGGACAACGTATAGCGTAATAAAATTTAATTAATAAGCATTGCATCTTCGTTATCTATTTATTATCAATCTATTATACATATTTATTCAACGTAATTCTATATAATTATAATATGATAATTTATTTAATATAATAACTTAGTTACCATAATCATGATTTCACGAACAATAATGCATCGTTCACGGAAATGAGAACAAGAACTAAAATCGGCGATATATCTTTGTTCTAGGTTTTTCATAGGATATGGTTAAAATTATTACAAGGGGGGTATTCTTACCACCCCTTTTTTTTGTCCTTTCCCGTCGGTTTTTACTTATTCCCTTTTTTCCCGGTTATTCTTTTTCTCCTTTATCCGGGTTTTGAATAACACTCCTTTTTCGTTTACTGCACATATCCGGATTTTAGACACGGTCAGTTTTCATCTTCCCCGACGGTTATTTTACTACTGGAACTGCTTAAAATGACTGTTTTTCACATATATCATTTATAATCAGCACGTTATCTTTTTTATGACACATTATCATTAATCATGAAATGTTTTTGGGCCCTATACGTTAACCTTCCTTTTCGCTACGTTCCCTGTTTAAAATACATCGTTCACTAAAATGTGACAACACTGTTTCCAAAAATAGGCCACCTTTGGTATAGGTTTTTCAATAAAGATATGGTTAAAATTTTTCGGGGCTGTAGTCTTGCAGCCCTGTTTTTTTTTCTACTACCCGAAGAACCATCTCCAGGTACAAATCCAACAAAAAGAAAAGTGAATAGCGAATAACGGAATTACATTGGAGACGTATGTCGAATATGGTGTCCCTATACCTATAATATAAAAGGAAGAATTACGAATCAGGTTAATCCTGGTTCATAATTCTTCCTTCTTCATTTCAGGGTACTTTATTTCAGAAACTCCGCCGGATATGCCTTATCCAGCAGGTTATTGTAAATGAACCGGTATGTTTCACCGGCAGAATGCGCACTTTTTAAGCCTCCCCAACCGTGGCGCTCGCCAGGATAGAGCATCAGCTCAAAGTGTTTGTTAAGATTTTCCAGTTTGTCTACCAACTGAATACAGTGCTGCATATGTACATTATCATCCATCGTACCGTGTACAATACGGATGAGGCCCTTATACTTGTCGGCATAAGTCATTACAGCGGTTGATCGGTAGCCTTCAGGGTTCTCTGCCGGCGTATCCATGTAACGTTCTGTATAGTGGCTGTCATACAGTTTCCAGTCCGTAACGGCAAAGTTGGCCATGCCATGGGTGAATACTTCTGCCCCATAGGTGAGGGCCATACAAGTCATATATCCGCCAAAGCTGCCACCGGTCATACAGATCTTGCTGCTATCGGCCCAGGGCTGTGAACGGAGCCACCTGGCGGCGTCCATATAATCTTCAATTTCATACTTCCCCATTTGCCGGTGGATGTAGTTCATCCCTGTTTTGCCCAGGTGCCCGCTGCTGCGGTTGTCGATCGCCACCTGGATCACGCCTTCCTGTGCCCACCACTGTTGTACCAGGCTTTGTTTCCAGGTATCATAAACGGTTCCGGCATTAGGACCGCCATAAATGCTGATCAGGATAGGATATTTTTTGCCGGGCTGCATATGCAGGGGCATAATGATGGTCATTGGTAATTCAAGACCATCACGGGTTTTGTAAGTTTTTAGCGCGGTTTTGGCCAGGTTGTACTGCTCAAACCTGCTGCCTTTGCTGTCGCCCAGTTCACGTACCACCTTGCCATTATGATCCAGCAAAGCCATTTTAGCGGGTGTTTGCAGGTTGGAATAGGTAGTAATGAAGTATTTGCCGCCGGGCGCCATATTGATCACATGGTTATAAGGGCCGAAAGTAAGACGGGTGATCGCCCCTGTTTTCATACTAACCTTGTACAGATCAAAGCGCGTAGACGCTTCTTTGCGCGCTGTAAAGTAAATAACCTGGTTTTTTTCATCTGTCTGCAATACTTCTTTCACGGTCCAGTTGCCGGAGGTAAGCTGCTTTTTCAGGGAGCCATCCATATGATGGAGGTAGAGGTGCGACCAGCCTGTTCGATCGCTCTGCAACAGGAAACCCCGGCCATTTTGCAGGAAAGGAACTGCATCAAACCAGTCGATCCAGGTTTTCTGGTGCTCGTCATAGATTTCTTTTTTAACGCCGCTTTGCGGGTTAATGCTATATATTTTCAGGTTATCCTGTCCGCGGTTCATCCATTGCATCCACAGTTGCTTGCTATCGCTGGTCCAGAAAGGCATACCGAAATACTGGTCATCGTTTTCATTGAAATCGGCCCACACAGTGGCGCCACCTGCAACCGGTACTACACCCACTTTTACAGCCGGGTTAGGATCGCCGGCTTTGGGATAGCGGGTATTTTCCAGATAGCCATGCTGGCCTTTTTCGCTGTAGATCGGAAATACAGGCACTTTGGTATCATCAAAATGCATGTAGGCGATCTGACGGCTGTCCGGACTCCACCAGAAAGCGCGGTAATGCGTAGGACGGCCCAGGATTTCTTCATAATACACCCAGGAAGCCCAACCGTTGTATATCACATCGGTACCGTCGGTCGTGTAGCGGATCTCTTTTTTGGAAGCGATTTCAACACTGTAGAGGTCGTTGTTTCGGGTAAAGGCTACATATTTGCCATCGGGCGACAGCGTCGGATTTTTTTCGATAGCGGTATCGTTCGTCAGGCGGATGCTGTTGCCATCGGCATCTTTATAGAATACATCTTTTTCAAGAATACTTACACTGGGCCCGTCTACCGGTGCGGTATAAATAACAGCCTTACCGGTGCGGGCATTGATTTTCCAGGCTTGCATGCGGTCGGAAACCGGATCGGGACGCATTTCCAGGTAATGATCCGCATCGGTCCATTCCTTGATCAGCGGCAACGGTTTACTGATATGGGTGGGCTGTCCACGGAAAACCTGTTCAAATGTAAGATCCTGTTTTTCTTGTGCCCATAGTTGCGGCACCGTCAGCAGCAGCGCCGCGGCCGTTACGCAGATTGGTCTTAACCATTGTACACTTCTCATAAGTTATAATCTCAGGTGTTTGTTGTTGACTGTTGGCGGGCGAAATTAAGCATAACTGAAAAAAAAGCAGGCAGAATTTCCATAAACGGAAGCGGCTACGAAACCGGTTTTAGGCGATTATCTACCAGATATGCAATAAATACCCTCGTCCTGTAAAACGCTATTATTTATAGCAGTGAAACAGGCTAACTTCATAATGGTTTTCATAGGATATGGTCAAAAAATAAGAGGGTTGTAGTCTTACAACCCTTTTGCATGCAGATATTCCCCATAATCAGTTATTTTTGCACTCCAATTGGCATTTACAACTAACTACATGACACAATTATCTGAGCAAGAGATTATACGCCGGGAAAAATTACAGGAGCTGCAAAACATGGGAATAGACCCCTATCCTGCAGCGGAGTACCCGGTTAATGATACTTCCGTTAACATAAAAACAAATTATTCGGAAGAAACAAAGGCGCAATTTCAGGAAGTATGCCTGGCTGGCCGAATCATGAGTGTACGTGATATGGGAAAGGCTGCATTTGCCGTTATACAGGACAAAGCAGGCCGTATCCAGATCTATATCCGCCGTGATGATATTTGCCCGGGAGAAGATAAATCCGGTTACGACACCGTTTTTAAGAAGCTGGTGGATATCGGCGACTTTATCGGGGTAAAAGGCTATGCCTTTATTACCAAAACAGGTGAAACCTCTATCCATGCTACAGAAATTACCATGCTGGCAAAAGCATTGCGCCCGCTGCCGGTAGTGAAGTCTGTAGAAGGACAGGTATTTGACGAAGTAACAGATCCTGAATTTAAATACCGTCAGCGTTATGTAGACCTGGTGATTAACCCGGAAGTGAGAGAGGTGTTCATCAAGCGCACCAAAATCATGCAAACCATCCGCGACTTTTATAACCACCTGGGCTACCTGGAAGTGGAAACACCTATCCTGCAACCTATTCCCGGTGGCGCAACTGCGCGGCCATTTACTACGCATCATAACGCGCTGGACATGCCGCTGTATCTTCGGGTAGCCAACGAGTTATACCTGAAACGCCTGATTGTTGGCGGTTTTGAAGGGGTATACGAATTTGCAAAAGATTTCCGTAATGAAGGGATGGACCGTACCCATAATCCGGAATTTACCGTAATGGAAATGTATGCCGCCTACAAGGATTATGAGTGGATGATGCGTACTACCGAAACATTGCTGGAAAAAATAGCCCTTACATTACACAACACCACGGAAGTACAGGTGGGTGATAAAGTGATCGACTTTAAAGCGCCTTTCCGCCGTGTGACCATGTTTGAAGCAATCCAGGAACATACCGGTGTTGATATTGCCGCTATGGATGAAGCACAGCTGCGCGAGGTGTGTAAGCAACTGGGTATTCACGTAGATCCGAAATTTGGTAAAGGCAAACTGATAGATGAAATTTTTGGCGAGAAATGTGAAGGCCATTATATCCAGCCTACTTTTATTACCGATTACCCGGTAGAAATGAGCCCGCTGACAAAGAAACACCGCAGCAAAGCTGGCCTGGTAGAACGTTTTGAGCTGATGGTGAATGGTAAGGAAATTGCCAACGCCTATAGTGAACTGAACGATCCTATTGATCAGCGTGAACGTTTTGAAGAGCAGGTGCAACTGATGGAACGTGGCGATGATGAGGCCATGTATATTGATTACGATTTCTTACGTGCCCTGGAATATGGTATGCCGCCTACCTCTGGTATTGGTATTGGGATCGACCGCTTAACAATGCTGATGACCAACCAACCGTCCATCCAGGATGTACTGTTCTTCCCGCAGATGAAGCAGGAGAAATAGATTTTATTTTATACAGATTTTTATAAATAACAAAGCAGCAAGGTGTTTTCCTTTGCTGCTTTGTTATTTACAGCCTTTCCGGCCGGTAAAACTTTGCCTGAAATAATCGCTCATTTACCGTTTCACATCGTTAACTTTAAGTAGTGCTTCATTGTATCTTAAAATTAGCCACATGAAAACGATCTTAGTCCCCACTGATTTTTCTGATACCGCATATAACGCCGCCACTTATGCATTGGCGTTAGCGCCACAGCTGGGCGTAGCCCGCATTGTACTTTACCATGCGTATGAGCTGATCGTTCCCATCCCGGATGTACCTACCGTAGTGCCGATGGTAAATCCGGATGATCTGAGAGACGCCAGCCTGGAAGGTCTGGAAAAGATGAAAAAAGAACTGACTGCGTTGCTCTCTCCCGGCCTTACTATTGTAACCCGGGCCGATAATACCCTGTTGGCCGCCACTATCGATGATGTATGCCGCCAGGAAGAAGCAGATATGATTATAATGGGTATCACCGGTGGCAGCAAGATGGAAGAAATCCTGGTTGGCTCCAACACTATTGATGTAGTAAAACATACCAGTTGCCCGGTATTCGTGGTTCCTGGTGCCGCAAAATATAAACCCATCCAGAAAATAGTATTTGCCTGCGATCTGCGCAAAGTGGCTGATACTACGCCGGTAGCACCCCTCAAAAGGTTGCTGTCTGTTTTTAAAGCCGAGCTGCATGTAATCAATATTGATCATGAAAGCCGGCACTTTACAACAGATACCCCTTTCGAAACACTGATGCTGGATACTTTACTGGAAGATTATCAACCTGAATATCATTTCATTGATAATCCTAATATTGTACAGGGGATTGTAGAATTTGCAGAAAGTATTCATGCCGATCTCATCCTTACCATTCCAAAAAAACACGGATTGTTCGAAAGTATCTTCAAACGGAGCCATACTTCAAAGCTGGCCTATCAAACCCATATACCTTTGCTCACAATACACGAATAATTTATACTTTTGATACATATTAATATTCATTTTAACGCTATGCTGAAAAGAACAATGTTGGTACTGCTGGGTGTATTTTGCTTACAGGCCAGCCAGGCGCAGTTCCTGAAAAAACTGGGTGACAAACTTGGCACTAAAACGACGACTACTTCCGGAACAACTGCTACCGGCACAAATATTACAGAATCAGAAGCTGGTTCTGCTATTAAAGAGGCATTATCAAAAGGGGTAACCGCAGGTATTGCCAAACTGAATAAAACAGACGGTTTTTTTGGTAGTGATATCTACAAATTATTATTGCCGCCGGATGCCGTG
The Chitinophaga sp. MM2321 DNA segment above includes these coding regions:
- a CDS encoding glycosyltransferase family 2 protein, producing the protein MLTTTSTISLLISTYNWPAALSLCLNSIRSQTVLPTEVIVADDGSREDTRELINLIKKDFPVPLIHVWQEDKGFRLAQIRNKGIAQSTSDYIIQIDGDLILDKHFIEDHMALAEEGYFITGSRALLSAHITDKLLQGHKIAVNYRSAPFSHIFNALRSASLSEYLSTRYKVNGKYKYYVKGCNMSFWKKDLITVNGYDENFTGWGMEDNDIAVRLLNAGIRKKFIKMGGVAFHLYHHENSRGKHQENSVLVKAAVSSKKIKADKGILEYLIN
- the meaB gene encoding methylmalonyl Co-A mutase-associated GTPase MeaB, yielding MYQQYINGLIHGDIKALARCISLVENEAAGYTTLLEQLPVNNHTKVVGITGPPGAGKSTLVNALITHLLDQQKRIAIIAIDPSSPFNFGALLGDRIRMSQHFNNPLVFIRSMASRGALGGLSPKIIEVSDLIKAAGFDYLFIETVGVGQSEVEIAGIADTTVVVVVPEAGDEIQTMKAGLMEIADIFVVNKSDRDSADAFVKNLRLLAHSKHHDDWEIPVIKSVATQQEGINEISAAITRHHQGVLHHQQRHTLLLAEKAYQLLQYRRMKDVSKKQLQLEIQALLQSETFNLYRYVATKN
- a CDS encoding LON peptidase substrate-binding domain-containing protein; protein product: MTNFISIFPLGVVVYPGEQLNLHVFEPRYKQLAGECIAEKKPFGIPAVIDKKIMEYGTLVEIEQVDKLYDNGEMDIITRGTTVFRTLEHIHTIPDKLYAGAIVNYPENKEGGNSRLLEEVLHGIRELHAILQVHKTFKKDDDQLTSYDIGHHAGLSIHEEYELLHLFYEVQRLEYLKRHLHKVIPMMAEMEKLKERVKLNGHFRNLSADNL
- a CDS encoding tRNA-binding protein encodes the protein METINWPDFEKVEMRAGTIVEVNDFPKARNPSFQLVIDFGPELGLKKSSAQITQLYEKEALIGRQIIAVVNFPPKQIANFMSECLVLGVVGENKEVVLLKPDRIVKDGQRIA
- a CDS encoding protoglobin domain-containing protein; protein product: MNNAAQRASVIPDPKRSSIDALTLVKLKRMMLFTYEDEQYLTKAGAVLAPHAEEILDKWHEQLLANNYLAHYFISSGTTDPDYMQSLRPHFRGWINQLCERPENRRWSEFEERIITQLQSKNVPIDDLSPLSTIYLRYMSTFIFPISEAGRYFLNTAGYTTTETARMHQAWYKAVSFSLLLWTYPPEQSV
- a CDS encoding chloride channel protein gives rise to the protein MKNIFYQFNKNGLSVTPAIVPMPENSITLPIRNDSQRIMYLSLLAFFFGAGVVILAKSVSWLINVFTQFFFLEGTGDPAAHHLGGWVILVPLAGGLLAILLTGRNIPLFKTLAMAIGIGTGAPLGVEGVVMHGGGALVATGSRFLRITAAEGHILLVAAIGSGMSWYLGAPVAAIFLALEVLLLEWSFLAILPVVMGAATGGLFHYYLLEGKPFFSMGAGPANNGMAIVAYTVAGLFIGLLSVLIVKLSRRWTRWFDKLSLRSRWWLLLGAALVGVAGYCAPETLGTGAHFGNDLLQAHVTIQLLFILGIIKLLPWLFYTAANKSGTAIMPLLIMGGATGLLLALIIQLIFPAVIINPAMAALIGMGALFAGVSRALLTAVILIVEMTHETAAVLPLVCTCMVSYGISFFLIKTKRKAVEDLALC
- a CDS encoding multidrug efflux SMR transporter, with translation MAWLLLLIGGLFEIGFTISLKYSENFSKLWPSVSFFVCISLSFFFLNKAINSGLPIGTSYAVWTGIGAAGTAIAGMIFFKEPAAMWRVFFLIMLIGSIVGLKFVSGGE
- the lptC gene encoding LPS export ABC transporter periplasmic protein LptC; its protein translation is MIRRTLFYILIAAAFVGCENDIAAVMEFDSKKAAVENGTGITTIFSQGGKVNAKLTAPAMERSLDKPSYVMFKQGLKVFMYNDTLGLESTLSADTGRYLEDEGYVYLKKNVVVINKKGEKLNTEELNWDPKKKIFYSTKEVFIKTPTDSLHGWGLEANEDFSEKKIISVSGPITVQDSLSTQ